The nucleotide sequence TCGCTGCGCTCGCAATGACGGGTGGTGAGCCTGCGAGCCCACCTTCCGCGCCAAACAACACGCCGAAACAAAAAGGCCGCGCGAGGCGCGGCCTTTTCAAAACATTGTCAGATGTGGCGCTGACTACCGCCACTCCACCTTGGTGATCTCATAGGCCTTGGCGCCGCCGGGCGTGTTGACCTCGACGGAGGCGCCCTTCTTCTTGCCGATCAGCGCGCGCGCGAGCGGCGAGGTGATGGAGATGCGGCCCTTCTTGGCGTCGGCCTCGACCTCGCCGACGATCTGCCACACCGTCTTCTTCTCGGTGTCCTCGTCGATCAGCGTCACGGTGGCGCCGAACTTGATGGTGTCACCGGATAGCTTGGTGATGTCGATGATGTCGGCGCGCGCGAGCTTGTCCTCAAGTTCGGCGATGCGGCCCTCATTGTGGGACTGCTCTTCCTTCGCGGCATGATATTCCGCGTTTTCCGACAGGTCTCCGTGCGAGCGCGCCTCCGCGATATGCTCGATGATCCGCGGACGGTCCACGGACTGGCGCTGCTTCAATTCTTCCCCGAGCGCGGTAAAACCGGCCAGAGTCATCGGAACCTTTTCCATCGCTTCTCTCGTTCTCCGGTCGCGGGTCCCCAAAAAGAAAGGGCGCCGCGACCATGATTCGTCTCTGTTTCCGGAGGCGGAACACGCGGCCACCGGAACGTTATGTGGGTCTGGCGCCGGAACAGAACAACCACATGGCCGGACAGTTCCTCCGGCCATTGTAGCTTCATTGCCAATCACTTAGCGAAAGGCTGGCCTCCGCCAACGATCAGGTTTCCGAAAAATAGCTCTGCAGGGTACGAACCTCAAGGTCCCCGCCCAGATAGGCGCGGATGCCCTGCGCGGCCGCCACGGCCCCGGAAAGAGTGGTGTAATACGGCACTTTATGCAAGAGGGCCGCGCGCCGCAGCGAACGGCTGTCGGCGAGCGCCTGCGGGCCTTCGGTGGTATTGAAGACGAGCTGGATATCGCCGTTGGTGATGGCGTCGACGATGTGCGGCCGGCCCTCCAGCACCTTGTTGACCTTCTCGGTCGGGATGCCCTGGTCGGTGAGGAAGCGCTGCGTGCCCGACGTCGCCAGCACCTTGAAGCCGAGCGAATGCAATAGGCGCACCGCTTCGGTGATGCGGAGCTTGTCGCTTTCGCGCACCGAGACGAACACCGTGCCCTTGCCCGGCACCCGCGTACCGCCGCCGAGCTGGCTCTTGGCGAATGCGACCTCGAAGGAGCTGTCGATGCCCATGACCTCGCCGGTCGAGCGCATCTCGGGGCCAAGCACCGTGTCGACGCCCGGGAAGCGCGCGAACGGGAACACGGACTCCTTGACGCCGACATGCTTGAGCTCGCGCTTCTTCAGCTTGAAGTCGGCAAGCTTTTCGCCGGCCATGACGCGCGCGGCGATCTTCGCGACCGGCGTGCCGATCACCTTGGCGACGAACGGCACCGTGCGCGAGGCGCGCGGGTTGACCTCGAGGACGTAGATCTCGTCGTCCTTGATGGCGTATTGCACGTTCATCAGGCCGACGACGTCGAGGCCAAGCGCCAGTTCACGCGTCTGTCGCTCCAGCTCATCGATCATCTTGTCATCGAGCGAATAGGGCGGCAGCGAGCAGGCAGAGTCGCCGGAGTGGATGCCGGCTTCCTCGATGTGCTCCATGATGCCGACGATAAAGACGTCCTTGCCGTCGCTGAGGCAGTCGACATCGACCTCGGTGGCATCGGTGAGATAGCGGTCGAATAGTAGCGGGTTTTTGCCGAGCACGGTGTTGATCTGCCCGGTCTTGTCGTTCGGATAGCGCGCCTTGACGTCGGCCGGCACCAGCTCCGGCAGCGTGCCGAGCAGATAGTCGTTGAGCTGGTTCTCCTCGCGGATGATCTGCATCGCGCGGCCGCCGAGCACGTAGGACGGGCGTACCACCAGCGGCAGGCCGAGATCGGCGGCGACGAGGCGGGCCTGCTCGACCGAATAGGCGATGCCGTTCTTGGGCTGCTTCAGCCGCAGCTTGTCGAGCACGCGCTTGAAGCGGTCGCGGTCTTCGGCGAGATCGATGGCGTCGGGCGAGGTGCCGAGGATCGGCACTTCCGCCGCCTCGAGCGCGCGCGCGAGCTTCAGCGGGGTCTGGCCGCCGAATTGCACGATCACGCCATGCAGCGTTCCGTTCTTGCGCTCGGTCGCGATGATCTCAAGCACGTCCTCGGCCGTGAGCGGCTCGAAATAGAGCCGGTCGGCGGTATCGTAGTCGGTCGACACCGTCTCCGGATTGCAGTTGACCATGATGGTCTCGTAGCCGGCGTCGTCCAGCGCGAAGCAGGCGTGACAGCAGCAATAGTCGAACTCGATGCCCTGTCCGATCCGGTTCGGGCCGCCGCCGAGGATGATGACTTTCTTCTTGTCCGACGGCGCGCTCTCATCCGCGAGGGCACCCGCGAACGGCGCCTCATAGGTCGAGTACATGTAGGCGGTGGGCGAGGCGAACTCGGCGGCGCAGGTGTCGATGCGCTTGAACACGGGACGGACGGCGAGCGCGTGGCGTTTCGCCGCGACCTCCGCCTCAGTGGTTTGCGAAAGTACCGCGAGCCGCGAGTCGGAGAAGCCCATGGCCTTCAGTGTGCGCATGCCGAAGGCATTGGATGGAAGCCCGTTCTTCTTGACCTTCTCCTCCATCTCGACGATGCCGCGCATCTCGGCGAGGAACCACGGATCGATCTTGCAGGAGTTGAAGATTTCCTCGTCGGACCAGCCGAGCCGCATCGCCTGCGCGACCTGCAACAGCCGGTTCGGCGTCGGCGTGCCGAGCGCCGCGCGGATCGCGTTCTTGTCGTCGCCATGGCCGAGGCCCTCGATCTCGATCTCGTCGAGGCCGGTGAGCCCGGTCTCGAGCCCGCGCAGGGCCTTCTGCAGGCTTTCCTGGAAGGTGCGGCCGATCGCCATGACCTCGCCGACCGATTTCATCGAGGTCGTCAGCGTGGCCGAGGCGCCCGGGAATTTCTCGAAGGCGAAACGCGGGATCTTGGTCACCACGTAGTCGATCGTCGGCTCGAACGAGGCCGGCGTCGCGCCTCCGGTGATGTCGTTGGCGACCTCGTCCAGCGTGTAGCCGATCGCGAGCTTGGCCGCGACCTTCGCGATCGGGAAGCCCGTGGCTTTCGAGGCCAGCGCCGAGGAACGCGACACGCGCGGATTCATCTCGATCACGACCATGCGGCCGTCGACCGGATTGATGCCGAACTGCACGTTGGAGCCGCCGGTTTCCACCCCGATCTCGCGCAGCACCGCGATCGAAGCGTCGCGCATGATCTGGTATTCCTTGTCCGTCAGCGTCAGCGCCGGCGCGACCGTGATGGAGTCGCCGGTGTGCACGCCCATCGGATCGAAGTTCTCGATCGAGCAGATGATGATGCAATTGTCCTTCTTGTCGCGCACCACCTCCATCTCGAACTCTTTCCAGCCGAGAACGGATTCCTCGATCAGGACTTCGTTGGTGGGGGACGCGTCAAGGCCGCGC is from Bradyrhizobium sp. ISRA430 and encodes:
- the greA gene encoding transcription elongation factor GreA translates to MEKVPMTLAGFTALGEELKQRQSVDRPRIIEHIAEARSHGDLSENAEYHAAKEEQSHNEGRIAELEDKLARADIIDITKLSGDTIKFGATVTLIDEDTEKKTVWQIVGEVEADAKKGRISITSPLARALIGKKKGASVEVNTPGGAKAYEITKVEWR
- the carB gene encoding carbamoyl-phosphate synthase large subunit encodes the protein MPKRTDISTILIIGAGPIVIGQACEFDYSGTQACKTLKEEGYRIVLVNSNPATIMTDPELADATYIEPITPEIVAKIIEKERHVIPGGFALLPTMGGQTALNCALSLRKQGTLDKFDVEMIGATADAIDKAEDRQLFRNAMEKIGLQTPKSRLANASALKKSYRDKYLAEREKLSGAALEELDRQWSLGENERRKRYQEHALGEAMMALSEIGLPAIIRPSFTLGGTGGGIAYNKEEFLDIIERGLDASPTNEVLIEESVLGWKEFEMEVVRDKKDNCIIICSIENFDPMGVHTGDSITVAPALTLTDKEYQIMRDASIAVLREIGVETGGSNVQFGINPVDGRMVVIEMNPRVSRSSALASKATGFPIAKVAAKLAIGYTLDEVANDITGGATPASFEPTIDYVVTKIPRFAFEKFPGASATLTTSMKSVGEVMAIGRTFQESLQKALRGLETGLTGLDEIEIEGLGHGDDKNAIRAALGTPTPNRLLQVAQAMRLGWSDEEIFNSCKIDPWFLAEMRGIVEMEEKVKKNGLPSNAFGMRTLKAMGFSDSRLAVLSQTTEAEVAAKRHALAVRPVFKRIDTCAAEFASPTAYMYSTYEAPFAGALADESAPSDKKKVIILGGGPNRIGQGIEFDYCCCHACFALDDAGYETIMVNCNPETVSTDYDTADRLYFEPLTAEDVLEIIATERKNGTLHGVIVQFGGQTPLKLARALEAAEVPILGTSPDAIDLAEDRDRFKRVLDKLRLKQPKNGIAYSVEQARLVAADLGLPLVVRPSYVLGGRAMQIIREENQLNDYLLGTLPELVPADVKARYPNDKTGQINTVLGKNPLLFDRYLTDATEVDVDCLSDGKDVFIVGIMEHIEEAGIHSGDSACSLPPYSLDDKMIDELERQTRELALGLDVVGLMNVQYAIKDDEIYVLEVNPRASRTVPFVAKVIGTPVAKIAARVMAGEKLADFKLKKRELKHVGVKESVFPFARFPGVDTVLGPEMRSTGEVMGIDSSFEVAFAKSQLGGGTRVPGKGTVFVSVRESDKLRITEAVRLLHSLGFKVLATSGTQRFLTDQGIPTEKVNKVLEGRPHIVDAITNGDIQLVFNTTEGPQALADSRSLRRAALLHKVPYYTTLSGAVAAAQGIRAYLGGDLEVRTLQSYFSET